One window of the Triticum dicoccoides isolate Atlit2015 ecotype Zavitan chromosome 3B, WEW_v2.0, whole genome shotgun sequence genome contains the following:
- the LOC119282205 gene encoding CASP-like protein 5B3 — translation MKSVAGSPGTWSGMALRLSQCVFAAASVFSLVSGFGYSNYSAYFYMNLALILQTMWSLGLVCKDIFALRNKKDLHTPDNLLIIVMVDWVVAIFMFSAACASASLTIFFMWDTHLCGEYSRLACRQFGLSVVLAFITWLLQAASSFSGFWLLLSFF, via the exons ATGAAGAGCGTAGCGGGGAGCCCGGGGACATGGAGCGGCATGGCGCTGCGGCTGTCGCAGTGCGTCTTCGCCGCCGCGTCCGTCTTCTCGTTGGTCTCCGGCTTCGGCTACTCCAACTACAGCGCCTACTT CTACATGAATCTAGCGTTGATTCTGCAGACTATGTGGAGTTTGGGCCTTGTTTGTAAGGATATCTTTGCTCTAAGGAATAAAAAGGATCTTCACACCCCGGATAATCTATTGATCATTGTTATGGTTGACTGG GTCGTGGCGATTTTCATGTTCTCAGCAGCCTGCGCCTCCGCGAGCCTGACAATTTTCTTCATGTGGGATACGCACTTATGCGGGGAATACTCACGGCTGGCCTGCCGGCAGTTCGGGCTTTCGGTTGTCCTGGCGTTCATCACGTGGTTGCTGCAAGCTGCATCCTCTTTCTCCGGGTTCTGGCTACTGCTTTCGTTCTTCTAG